The nucleotide window CCTCGGCAGGGCCAGGATGGGAAGGCAGGCACCAGCCTGCAGCATGGAAAAGGGGTCAGCACATAACCCTGCCCTACAGCCCTCCAGGTTCCCTGAACCAGACCCACCTGAAGGCTGAGCCCcacttctgcagcacagcctgcaccaCATCCTCGTTTTCCTCCTGGTGTAGGGAGCAGGTGGAGTAGACCAGGCGCTGGAGAGCTGGAAAGCTCAGGGCGTGGTTGAGGACCCGACGCTGGAAGCCAGCCAGGGCCTGCAAGCGTTCAGCACTCGAGGCTGCCTCCTCCCCTGGCCCCCgggtcaccatccctgtgggacaggagctgtcacCTGGAGTTTACACACCCACAGCCTGACTCCAGGTGAGCAGCTGGAGCCTCATACATTACCTGAGCCGCTGCAGGATGGGTCGAGAAGGATGTGGGTCACCCTGCTGTatttggggtctctggggtcCACGGTCAGGAAGTCCTGCTGGGCCAACTGGCAGCCAGTGACCCCTGCCCGTGTCAGCAGCGTGTTCATGGTGGCCACGCGCTTGGGGTCCACATCAAAGGCAAAGATCTGTCTGAAGGCAGAGCCCAGTACCCAAGAAAAGCCATGAACAGACCACCTGGCACTAGGCAGACAGACCTTGAGAGCTGCCTCCCCTCTGGCAGGGTTCTGGAacagggccaggggctgggagtgaACCCTGTGTGACTTCATGTGCCCTCAGGTCCCTCCAGTGGCCAGAAGTGTCAGAGCCACCAGCTCACCTGAGTTGGTGGCGGTTGCAGCTTCTCCTGCCACCTTCTTGTGCTCTCTGTGGGCTCGGGGGAACCAGGGCcaccttcccccttccctccaccCCTGCACACAACCCTGCCCTCACCCCTTGTTCTTCAGGATGGCAGCCAGGTGGCTTGTCTTGTttccaggggcagcacaggcatCGATGACGTAGGAGCCGGCAACAGGACtgaggaggaaggcagggaggcagctggcCTGCAAGAGGGCAAAGACTGACAGAGAAGTGGGCAGAAATGCCTGGCCCCTCCTTAGGCATGGCTGATGCTGTGGGGTCACATGGGCCACAATGACACAGGGCCAAGGCCACCAACACTCTCCAACACTCTCCAGCGTTGGCCTTGCCCAACCCATAgacccctgctcctccccagctcccacagggGTTCTATACCCCATTATTTCATCCTGAACCTTCAAACAATGGAAGCAAAGGCCCAGGGGAGTCCCACAGTTTTTGCTTAGACTTAAATGCTGCAGCAAGCTGAACCATTGTAGAAGAAGTTCACCCTTCATCCCTGTCAGTAGTTTTCCTGCCCTGCAACCTCCTGCTCCCCAGTTCCCCCACCTTGTCCTGCAGAATTATGTGTCCTGAAGTATACAGCAGGTTGTCATGGAGATCTGTCTGCGAAGGAAAAACCAGCAGCTCCGGGAGATGCAGATCcagcaagaatttttttccagaaagggCCTTCAGCTCCTCCATGCTGTCCATGAGACACAGGGAGCATGTATTCATTCAAAGTCCTAATCCCAGtgctcacagcagagcccaggctgagaAACCCCatcatcccacagctcctctccagctccatTCAGCACCCAGAGAGGCAGCATCTAAGTGTGAGGAGTGATGGAGACCCCAACCCAACCACTCTGAGCACCAAGTTCAGCAACTCTTCAGACCTCATCCCATGCCACTTGCTGACATTCTGAAAAATGCGGGATAGCAGAAAGAAATACTCACCTGGCTGCCTTGCCCAGGTAGGCATATCCCTGGCGCTTGAAGAAGTCGATCACATCGTCCACACAAGTCTTCAGGGTGTTGACCCGGACGTAACGTGGGacctgggaggctgcaggggccGGCCAGGTCAGACACAGCCCATCACTGCTCCCAACACAGGGTGCCCACCCAGCCCGAGCCCACTCACCTGCGGCGCTTACCACCTTCTCCGGGGCCAGCAGGTCCTCGTTGCGGCTCACCTTGTGCCGCACTTTCATGCGGGCCAGCTCGGCCTCCAGCCGCGCCCGGTGCCGCCGGGCCAGCGCCTTCCACCGGCCCCCGCACTTCAGCCCCTTGCCGAAGAGCAGGTCATACACCAGGACCTGCGGGGAGGGGACGAGGtgagcccggccccgctgcccaAACCACGGCGGTTCCAAGGACACCGCGGCTCCGGGACACCGCGGCTCCACGACATCGTCCCGGGACACCGCGGCTCCGGGACACCGCGGCTCCAGGACACGGTCCCGCAACACCACGGCCCAGGGATTCCGCGGATGCCCGTACCTTCGCCAGCTGCGGCTCCAGCTTCTTCTCGGCCTGCAGCAGAGCGGCTCcatccagcagcttctccagcaccGAGGCGTAGCGGAGGGTCTCGGACACGAGCGCGTACAGCTGCCGGACGTGCTGCGGAGCAGCCAGCGATGAGCGCCATCGGGCCTGGCCGCGCTCCGGGGCTCCTCCCGCCCTCCCGGAGCGGTTCCCCCCGGCCGCCCCGCACCCCCGTTCCCTCCGGGCGCACCGGGAAGCCGCTGTTGTACACGAGGCTCTTGAGGCCGCCCTCGCCGCGCTCCAGCCCCGCCAGCACCGCGGCCGCCGCGCTGTACAGCGCCATGTGCGCCCCGCGCCGCTTCCGCCGGGGCCTCCGGGGCCGCAGGGGGcgagcgcggccccgccccgggctCGGCGGAGGGCTCGGAGCGGAGCGGGCACCGCGCGGGCCGAACCAGGGTCACCCGCCTACACCATTATCGCAATGACCCGGCCAGCCCAGTCACCCCGGTCACCCCCATCACCCTGGTTACCCAGCCACCTCTATCACCGCGGTGACCCTGGTCACCAGCCCCGGACGCCCCATGCGGTCCCTAAAGGTGGAAGCACACTGACATTACTACTGATTGTTGGACTCTGTGATACCTGCGGGTGATGGGTTGGCAAGGATTTGCTGCAGACTTTGGTGGTGTTCATGCTGCACTCaaacagagcaaagcaggcCCAGCCCTGGAAAGAGGGGTCTGCTCCAGGAAAGGGATGTGCTCTGTGAAAGAGGGATGTGCTCTGTGAAAGAGGGATCTGCTCTGGGAAGCTCAGAGCTGTATATGGAGGGTAAAGGATACCCCAGGACAGCCATCCTAAGGCAGTATCCCAGCAACCTGGATATGGCTTTGAAACTGTCCCAGAACCATCTGGTTCAATGGATCAGTCACTCCAGCATGACCAGGGACCCCTGGATCCAGAGACAGGTGAGAGCTGCTTTGCAGGGTCTGAAGAGTTAGCAGCGGGTGCTGGGGATCAGTCATCTTCCATCTGAACAATCAAAGGGTGTAAGAATCCTAGAGATAGGATctgagggaatggctggagctctgtcactgtcagggaaggtttagtTTGGTATCAAGGgaaggctcttcccccagaggtgctgggcactgcccaggctccccagggaatgctcacagccccaaggctgccagagctccagcagcatttaTACAACGTTCTCAGGCACAAGGTGGGATTattggggtgtctgtgcagggccagaatttggactcgatgatccctgtaggtcccttccaactcaggatattccatgattctacaaTACTTGAACCTGTGGAAAGGCACATTCAGGCACTCCAGTCTGGTGGGGATGCAGGAACAAACATTTACCTTGGTGGTGGTATATTTTATTCTCTGGCCTCTGGTTGGCACAGGCTGGTTGTGCATTTTGGTGACAGACCCAAGGAGTGGCTTCCTGGTGACCCTTTGCAGTTTGCAGGAGCtactgctgggctgtgtgcagggTGGCTGAGTCTCTCgggtgccctgctcccctcagcccatggccctgggcagtgcccctCCTTAGCAGACTGGGCACACAGTCCCCCAtgccagc belongs to Oenanthe melanoleuca isolate GR-GAL-2019-014 chromosome 19, OMel1.0, whole genome shotgun sequence and includes:
- the NSUN5 gene encoding 28S rRNA (cytosine-C(5))-methyltransferase isoform X2, which translates into the protein MALYSAAAAVLAGLERGEGGLKSLVYNSGFPHVRQLYALVSETLRYASVLEKLLDGAALLQAEKKLEPQLAKVLVYDLLFGKGLKCGGRWKALARRHRARLEAELARMKVRHKVSRNEDLLAPEKVVSAAASQVPRYVRVNTLKTCVDDVIDFFKRQGYAYLGKAASMEELKALSGKKFLLDLHLPELLVFPSQTDLHDNLLYTSGHIILQDKASCLPAFLLSPVAGSYVIDACAAPGNKTSHLAAILKNKGQIFAFDVDPKRVATMNTLLTRAGVTGCQLAQQDFLTVDPRDPKYSRVTHILLDPSCSGSGMVTRGPGEEAASSAERLQALAGFQRRVLNHALSFPALQRLVYSTCSLHQEENEDVVQAVLQKWGSAFRLVPAFPSWPCRGLAAFSGAESCLRASPAETLTHGFFVAVLERCKEGAAAPSSLPAAAKENPQPGEGMEPGAAPKKRKKKKQRVKE
- the NSUN5 gene encoding 28S rRNA (cytosine-C(5))-methyltransferase isoform X1, yielding MALYSAAAAVLAGLERGEGGLKSLVYNSGFPHVRQLYALVSETLRYASVLEKLLDGAALLQAEKKLEPQLAKVLVYDLLFGKGLKCGGRWKALARRHRARLEAELARMKVRHKVSRNEDLLAPEKVVSAAGEWARAGWAPCVGSSDGLCLTWPAPAASQVPRYVRVNTLKTCVDDVIDFFKRQGYAYLGKAASMEELKALSGKKFLLDLHLPELLVFPSQTDLHDNLLYTSGHIILQDKASCLPAFLLSPVAGSYVIDACAAPGNKTSHLAAILKNKGQIFAFDVDPKRVATMNTLLTRAGVTGCQLAQQDFLTVDPRDPKYSRVTHILLDPSCSGSGMVTRGPGEEAASSAERLQALAGFQRRVLNHALSFPALQRLVYSTCSLHQEENEDVVQAVLQKWGSAFRLVPAFPSWPCRGLAAFSGAESCLRASPAETLTHGFFVAVLERCKEGAAAPSSLPAAAKENPQPGEGMEPGAAPKKRKKKKQRVKE